CCGGAGAGATTCTGCTCACCTCCATGGATCGGGACGGTACTGGCGCCGGCTTTGACTGTTGCCTTACATCGGCGGTGAGTTCCTCAGTTGCCATCCCTGTGATTGCCTCCGGCGGCGCCGGCAGCAGCGATCATTTCGTTGAAGTCTTCGCTGCAGGCCGGGCGGATGCAGCTCTCGCTGCTTCTGTCTTCCATTTTGGAGTGCAGGACATTCGCGAGCTAAAAGTCATTTTGCGATCGAAGAACATTCCGGTGAGGCCGCCGTGCTGATTCCTTCCATCGACCTGATGGGCGGCAAGATCGTGCAGCTGGTGCAGGGCGAACGCAAGGCACTCGAGTTCGCCAACTTCGCTGAGTGGATGGATCGTTTCAGGAAATTTGCCATCGTTCAACTCATTGATCTCGATGCCGCCATGGGAGTTGGCAGTAATCAGGAGCTAGTGAAGGAATTCTGCGCTGAACTTCCTTGTCAGGTTGGTGGTGGCTTACGCACCGAAGGGAAAGCTCGTGCTGCGCTCGCGAACGGAGCACGGAAGGTGATCATCGGCTCGTCGCTGTTCGGAGAGGGCGGTGTGAATCTCAACTTTGCGAGAGCTCTTGCTCGGGAACTTGGATCGGAGCGACTGATCTTTGCAGTCGATTCGCGAGACGGGTTCGTTGCCGCAAAAGGATGGAAGCAGAGTACAGGATTGGGTCCCGCGGACGCCATGCGCGAACTCGATCCATTCTGCTCGGCGTTTCTCTACACTCACATTGAAACAGAGGGTCTCATGCAGGGATTCCCTTTTGAAATCCTTGCAGATTTGCGTCCAGCAACAAGCAGGAAGCTGATCGTCGCTGGCGGCATTGCGACACAAACCGAGATCGACCAGCTGGATGCGATGGGCATAGATGCCGTGGTTGGAATGGCCATCTACACCGGAATTCTTACTGTGTGACCCGCTCCGGATAAGGCCACAAAGGTCCTGCTTGCTGCCATCTTACTAATGACAGTAAGGAGGAAAGATGGTGGGAAAAGAGCAGCAGGCTGAATCGAGAGAGCGTCAGAAGGAAAGTAAAGGAAGTGAGAAATACGGATCGGGTCCAGGGAGCAGTGGACCAGGAAACGTACGCGTTCAAAGTCACACTCCGGAGAACCGAACTGGTGAAATCAATCCGTCAGCCCCGACGGATGCTACTGAAGGTCCCAGCACGAACTTAGTAGGAGATCAGGCCAGCCACGGTACCGGTCTCGGCGGCACCCGAGGAGAACCAGCCCGCGGCGAGACGAAGAGAAACGAAGGAACAATCAAGAAGCCTTCAGCAGAAAAGCACGAAGCAGCCTAAAGATAGGGGATGGGTTACAGGGAACAGGGGATAGCAAATTCCGCTTCGCTTTGAGTGTTCCCTGTCCCCTGGTTTTTAAATTCCGTTTTCCTGTTCCCTGTTCCCTGTTCCCTGTGCCCTGCTTTTTCTGTAGTCTTGTTTCGCGAACCTTAATGAGCAAAGCAAGACAGGAACTCACCTCAAATCAACAAGACGAACTAGTCAGCGCCGCCAAACGCGCCTATCAAAACGCTCACGCTCCTTATTCCAATTTTCGCGTCGGCGCTGCTGTACTGCTGGACGGTGGAGAAGTTTTCGCAGGCTGCAACGTGGAGAACGCTTCGTATGGACTTACCAACTGTGCGGAACGGACGGCGATCTTCTCGGCTGTATCGGAACTCGGTCCAAAGAGAGTAAAGATTCGTGCGATTGCGGTCGTAAACGATCGCAACGTTGCCTGCTCTCCGTGTGGAGCTTGTCGTCAGGTGATCAGCGAATTCGGTCCGGACGCCGACATCTTCTATATAGGGCCAAAAGGCATCCAGCGCAGCTCGATGCGTGAGCTGCTGCCGAATTGTTTTAGCTCGGAATCGTTGACTTAAGCACAACTGTGATTTTGTGGGACAGACGCCCTCGCTTGTGTTGACTTTGAGCGGAGCTACAGCCAGGGGGCGGCTGTGCCACGAGATTAATCGTTTCGCCAAGAAAACAACTTCAAACTGTTGAACACTCTATTCAGCGCCAGTTTGTTCCTGTAATCTTGCCTGTCACTTTCCACATTTATCTGGAGCTTCTGACGCCTCCGGGCGTATCGCATGCGCATTGTCGACCTCATCCGCAAGAAGCGTGACGGGCACGAGCTCACGCGCGAAGAAATTCAGTTCACCGTTCGCAGCTACACCGAGGCGCAGTTTCCTGATTATCAAATGTCAGCCTGGCTCATGGCTGTATTGCTGCGCGGCATGACGGGGCAAGAGATCGCGGCGCTCACGGAAGCGATGGTGAATTCAGGCGTGACGCTGGACTGGTCTGACCTGCCAGGGAAGAAAGTCGATAAACATTCCACCGGTGGCGTCGGCGACAAGACTTCCCTCATCCTCGCGCCCATCGTTGCTGCCGGCGGCCTGCTGGTACCGATGATCAGCGGACGCGGCCTCGGGCACACTGGCGGCACGCTCGACAAGCTCGAGGCGATTCCCGGCTTCAACGTAAATCTCGCGCCTGACCGAATGCGCGAGGTGCTCTCCAGATGCGGAATGGTGCTGGTTGGGCAGACGGAAAAGATTGTCCCGGCTGACAAGAAGATGTATGCGCTGCGGGATGTGACGGGAACGGTGGAGAGTCCGGCGCTGATCTGCGCGTCGATTATGAGCAAGAAGATCGCTGAGGGCATCAATGCGCTGGTGCTCGATGTGAAGACCGGCTCCGGCGCGTTCATGAAGAAAGAAGCCGATGCAGTACATCTGGCAGAGCTGATGGTTGAAACCGGAGTGCGCATCGGCAAGCGCGTGGTCGCGTTGATCACCGATATGGATCAGCCACTAGGGCGGTACGTTGGCAACGCGCTCGAAGTCGTCGAATGCATCGAGGTGCTCAAGGGTGGCGGACCCGCTGATCTCCGCGACCTCAGCGTTGAGCTTTCCGCGTGGATGTTCTATCTCGGCGACAAGACTGCTTCTCTGGACGAGGGCAGGAAGCTGGCTCAACAAAGCATCGCGAACGGCTCAGCATTTGAGAAGTTCTGCGAAGTCACGCAGCTTCAAGGAGGAAACGCGGATGCCTTGCGCGATCCGCGTGGGCTTCCAACCGCAAGAAATCGCCGGGAGATACGCAGTCAAAAGGCGGGTTATGTGCAGACGATTCAATGTGAACAGGTCGGAGTCGTGAGCCTTGTGCTCGGCGGCGGACGGGAGAAGAAGGAGGACAGCATCGATCCCGCAGTGGGAATCGTCCTACATAAGAAAGTCGGAGACGCTATCGCCGAGAACGAGCCGATTTGCACGCTCCACTATAACTCCGATGCGCGTCTCGCCGAAGCCGAGTCACTCTTCCGATCCAGTTATGCAATTAGCGCATCCCGAACTTCGGCTCCCGCAAAACTGATTCGTCAAGTCATCGAAGGAAGCTCCAAACCGGCTGCTCAAGGGTCATAGAGCTGTTCAATTCAGGGACAAGAGAAACGAGCGAATGATTAGAGTCACGGGCTTGATTGGAATCGTCGGAATCGTGGGCCTGGCTTACT
This region of Acidobacteriota bacterium genomic DNA includes:
- a CDS encoding 1-(5-phosphoribosyl)-5-((5-phosphoribosylamino)methylideneamino)imidazole-4-carboxamide isomerase; translation: MLIPSIDLMGGKIVQLVQGERKALEFANFAEWMDRFRKFAIVQLIDLDAAMGVGSNQELVKEFCAELPCQVGGGLRTEGKARAALANGARKVIIGSSLFGEGGVNLNFARALARELGSERLIFAVDSRDGFVAAKGWKQSTGLGPADAMRELDPFCSAFLYTHIETEGLMQGFPFEILADLRPATSRKLIVAGGIATQTEIDQLDAMGIDAVVGMAIYTGILTV
- the cdd gene encoding cytidine deaminase, whose protein sequence is MSKARQELTSNQQDELVSAAKRAYQNAHAPYSNFRVGAAVLLDGGEVFAGCNVENASYGLTNCAERTAIFSAVSELGPKRVKIRAIAVVNDRNVACSPCGACRQVISEFGPDADIFYIGPKGIQRSSMRELLPNCFSSESLT
- a CDS encoding thymidine phosphorylase; the encoded protein is MRIVDLIRKKRDGHELTREEIQFTVRSYTEAQFPDYQMSAWLMAVLLRGMTGQEIAALTEAMVNSGVTLDWSDLPGKKVDKHSTGGVGDKTSLILAPIVAAGGLLVPMISGRGLGHTGGTLDKLEAIPGFNVNLAPDRMREVLSRCGMVLVGQTEKIVPADKKMYALRDVTGTVESPALICASIMSKKIAEGINALVLDVKTGSGAFMKKEADAVHLAELMVETGVRIGKRVVALITDMDQPLGRYVGNALEVVECIEVLKGGGPADLRDLSVELSAWMFYLGDKTASLDEGRKLAQQSIANGSAFEKFCEVTQLQGGNADALRDPRGLPTARNRREIRSQKAGYVQTIQCEQVGVVSLVLGGGREKKEDSIDPAVGIVLHKKVGDAIAENEPICTLHYNSDARLAEAESLFRSSYAISASRTSAPAKLIRQVIEGSSKPAAQGS